DNA sequence from the Fuscovulum ytuae genome:
CCATCCTCGGCATCCGTTTCCCAGCCGACGCCTATCCCGACCCTTCCGAAAGAAAGACCGACTGAATGCGCTATGCCCCCGTTACCGAAAGACTCGCGGGCCTCGGCGGCGCGAAATGGGAAATCCATGCCCTCGCCCGCCGAATGCAGGCCGCAGGCGAGGCGGTGATCGAACTCACCATCGGTGAACCCGACGTCCCCACCCCCGCCGCCCTGATGGAAACCGCCCATCGGGCGATGGTCGCGGGCCGCACCGGTTACAGCAACGGGCAGGGCGAACCCGCCCTCGTCGCGGCGCTTGCCGCCCGCTACAGCGCGCGCCGGGGCCGCCCCATCGGCAAGGATCAGGTCATGTGCCTCCCCGGCACCCAGACCACGCTGTACGCTATCCTGCAAACCCTCGTAACCGAAGGCGATGAGGTACTGGTCGGCGACCCGATGTATGCCACCTATGAAGGCCTGATCCGCGCCACGGGTGCCGCCGTCACCCCGGTTCCCCTGCGCCCGGAGACGGGCTTTCGCATGCAACCCGCCGATGTCGCGGCCCGCATCACGCCCCGGTCGCGTATCCTTTTCCTCAACAGCCCGCATAACCCCACCGGGGCCGTGCTGACGAAGGACGACCTTACAGCCCTCTGCCAACTCGCCGCCGCGCATGACCTTTGGGTGATCTGCGATGAGGTCTATGAGGATCTCTGTTTCCCCGGCGTGACCTTCGCCTCCCCCCTCGACCTGCCCGAATTCGCCGACCGCGTCATTGTCGCCTCCTCCATCTCCAAATCCCACGCCGCCCCCGGCTTTCGCTCCGGCTGGTGCATCGGACCTGCCGAATTCTGCGCCCGCCTCCTGCCTTTGTCGGAAACCATGCTCTTCGGCAGCCAACCCTTCATCGCCGACATGACCGCCGAGGCCGTCTCCACCCCCTCCCCCATCGCGGCCGAAATGATGGCCCGCTTTCACCGCCGCGCCATCCTGATCCGCGACAGGCTTGACGGCGTGGCAGGCCTCAAGGTCCACATGCCGCAAGCCGGCATGTTCGCCCTTCTCGACATCCGCGCCAGCGGGATGACCGGCGACGCCTTCGCCCGCGCCCTTCTGGCCAAAGCAAAGGTCGCCACCATGCCCGGAGAAAGCTTCGGCACCGCCCTCTCCGGCTGGCTGCGCCTCTCCCTCACCCAACCCGATGACCGGATCGAAACGGCCTGCACCCGCATCGCCGCCTTCGCCGCCGAACGGAGGGTCGCGGCATGAGGACGGTCGGCCAAGCCCTCGTCGAAGGATTGAAGGCGCGCGGGGTCGAGGTCGTCTTCGGTATCCCCGGCGTGCATACGATCGAACTTTACCGCGGCCTTGCGGGCGGCGGTATCCGCCACGTCACCCCGCGCCACGAACAAGGCGCAGCCTTCATGGCCGATGGCTACGCCCGCGCCTCCGGCAAACCCGGCGTGGCCTTCGTCATCACCGGCCCCGGCCTACTGAACGCGCTGACCGCCATGGGGCAGGCCAAGGCCGATAGCGTCCCCATCCTCGTCATCTCCGGCGTCAATCGCCGCGCGTCCTTGGGCAAAGGCCTGGGCCTTCTCCACGAACTTCCCGATCAGGCGGCGATGGTGCGTCCGCTCTGCCCGACGGAAAGGCTGGAAAACCCGGCCGATCTCGAACCCCTCCTCGACCGCGCCTTCGCCCATCTCCTCACAGGCCGCCCCGGCCCAGTCCATATCGAGGTGCCGACCGACGTGATGCCGCTGGCCGCCCCCGAAGGCCCCCGCGCCCCCCTGCCCAAACGCCCCGCGCCCGACCCCGATCAGATCGCGCAAGCGGCCCGTCTCTTGAACGCAGCCCAGCGCCCCGTGATCCTCGCCGGGGGCGGCGCGCGCGGCTGCGATGCGGGCCTCCGCCAATTGGCCGAAACCCTCGACGCGCCCGTGATCCTGACCGTCAATGCCCGTGGCATGCTGCATGCCCACCCGCTCTGCGTGCCCGCTTCCCCCTCACTCGACGCACCGCGCGACCTCATCCGGCAGGCCGACCAGATTCTCGCCCTCGGCACCGAACTCGGCCCCACGGATTATGACATGTATGTCAGGGGCGGCTTCCCCGACCTCTCTGCCATGATCCGCGTCGATGTCTGCGAAGATCAACTCGCCCGCCATCCCGCCGCCCTCGCCCTGAAGGCCGAAACCGCCGCCACAATCGCGGCCCTCCTCCCCCATCTCACCCAAAAACAGGCCGATGGCCCCGCCCGCGCCACCCGCGCGCGCGAAAAGGCCCGCGCCGAACTCGGCCCCCTTCACCCCGCCATGCCCGCCCAACTCACTATGGTCGAGGCCATCCGCGACGCTCTCCCCCAGGCACAGATCGTGGGCGACAGCACCCAACCCGTCTACGCCGCGAACCTCTACTACGACCACGATCGCCCCGGCGGTTGGTTCAACGCCGCCACCGGTTTCGGGGCCTTGGGCTTCGGCCCCGGTGCCGCCATCGGTGCCGCCATCGCCAATCCCGACACGCCCACCATCTGCCTCATCGGCGACGGCGGCCTGCAATTCGATCCCGCCGAATTGCGCGTCGCCGTGGACGAAAACCTCCCCCTCACCTTCCTCGTCTGGAACAATGCCAGCTACCGCGAAATCGCCGAAGCCATGCGCGACGCCCAGACCGAGATTATCGGCTGCACCCCCAGCCCTCTCAACCTCGCCCCCTTCGCCGCTGCCTGCGACCTGACCTTCCAAAGCATCCCCGAAGACCCCGCCGCCCTGCGCGCCGCCCTCGCCCAACCCCACACAGGCCCGCGCCTCATCGAAATTCGGGTCACGTCCTGACGCTTCGCCTTCATCTTGGCCAAAATACTCCGGGGGTGGGGGGGCAGGCCCCCCCTCCGAGCCGAAGCGCGGAACGCGCGCAGGCGAGACAAAAAACCTGCGCCGCGCCCTTCGCGCGGCGCTCCGCTTGGCAACATTTGCATTTGATCAAATTCCGCGCCATAAGCGGGTGCAAATGCCAAACGGACCGCTCCCATGACCGACATGATCGCCGGCATCCCCCGTTCCCGCGTTCAGGCCATCGCCCAGCGCGAAGCGGACCGTTACGCCGCGTCCCGCCCCAAGGCAGCCGCGGCGCTGAAACAAGGCGCGGGCCACTATCTGGGTAGCGTGCCGATGCATTGGATGGCCGATTGGCCCATGCCCCACCTGCCCTTGGTGTCCAAGGCGCAGGGCGCGAAACTCACCGATATCGACGGCCACCGGATCGATGATTTCTGTCTGGGCGATACCGGGTCGATGTTCGGCCATTCCCCAACGCCTGTCGCGAAGGCCATCAAGGCACAGGCCGCCCGCGGCCTGACCTATATGCTTCCGACAGAGGCCGCAATGGAGGCGGGCCGCCTTCTGACCGAGCGTTTCGGCACCTTCCGCTGGCAGATCGCCACCACCGCAACCGATGCCAACCGCTTCTCCCTGCGCGTCGCCCGCGCGGTGACGGGGCGGCCCAAAGTCCTTGTTTTCAACGGCTGCTATCACGGCACGCTGGACGACACGATGGTCGAGCTTGCGAATGGCACCACCGTCAACCGCGCGGGCCTTGTCGGTCAGGTGCAGGATCTGACCCGCGCTGCGACCGCCGTCGAATTCAACGACCTGCCCGCCGTCGAGGCGGCGCTGAAGACGGGCGAGATCGCTGCCATTCTCACCGAACCGGTCATGACGAATTCCTGCATGGTCCTGCCCGAACCGGGCTTTCATGCGGGCCTGCGCGACCTTGCCACGAAATACGGCGCGCTGCTCATCATCGACGAGACGCATACCATCTCCTCCGGCCTTGGCGGCTACACAGCCGTCCACGGCCTTGACCCCGACATGTTCGTGGTCGGCAAATGCGTGGCGGGCGGCCTGCCGACCGCCGTCTGGGGTATGCGGCAGGCCGTGGCCGACCGCTTCGCAGCCTATAACGAAAGCCGCGCACCGGGCCATTCGGGCATGGGCACCACGCTTTCGGCCAATCCACTGCAATTCGCTTGCCTCGCCGCCACCCTCTCGCAAGTGATGACGCCAGAGAACTACGCACACATGGAAGCCGGGGCCGAACGCCTTGCCACAGGCCTTGCCCGCGCCATCGAAAAACACCACGCGCCTTGGCACGTCGTCCGCGTCGGCGCGCGGGTGGAATTCATCTGCGCCCCCGGCCCCCTCAAGAACGGCTCCGAGGCGCACCACGCCCACCAACCGCAGGTCGAGGCGGCGGTTCACACCGCCCTTCTCAACCGTGGCTGCTTGATCGCGCCCTTCCACAACATGATGCTGGTCAGCCCCGCCACCACCGACCGTCAGATCGACCGCCTTATCGCCGCCTTCGACGCGATCCTCACCGACCTTTTCCCCGAGTCCCAACCATGACCAAAAGCCCCTCCGGCTCAACCCCGGCCGAAGCCGAGGCCTTCCTCGCCGCCCATCCCGAAATCGAGGCTTTCGACATCGTCCTGCACGATTCGAACGGGATCGGGCGCGGCAAGATCATTCGTCGCCATGAACTTCTGTCGCTTTACAACACTGGCCGCCACCTTCCCATTTCCATCCTCGGCCTCGACATCTGCGGCGAGGATGTCCATGAAACGGGCCTGATCTGGGATCAGGGTGATGGCGACCTACGCGCCTGGCCGATCCCCGGCAGCCTTATCCCCCTGCATGCCACCAAGCCCGCGCGGGGGGAACTCCTGCTGTCGATGTATGATCTCGACGGCACGCCCATGACCTCAGACCCCCGCCATGCCCTGCAACGGCAGGTCGATGCTCTGGCCTCCGAAGGCCTGCATCCCGCCGGAGCGTTTGAGTTGGAGTTCTTCCTTCTCTCCAACGACCGTGGCCCAGATGGCAAGGTGCAACCTGCCCGCGACGTTCTGGATGGCCGTGGTTCCCACAAGACTGAAGTCTATTCGGTCGACCACCTGCATGGCATGCTGCCCCTCTTTAGCGACATCTACGCCGCAGCAGAAAAGGCTGGGATCAAAGCCGAGACGATGATTTCGGAATATGCCCCCGGACAGTATGAACTGACGCTCCACTACCGCACCGACGTGATGCAGGCCGCCGATGATCTGCTCCGACTCAAGCGGATCGTCCGCCTGCAAGCCCGCCAACATGGCGTGACGGCCTGTTTCATGGCCAAACCGGTCGAAGACTATGCAGGCTCCGGCATGCATTTCCACGTTTCACTGATGGACGGCGCGGGCAAGAATGTCTTCATCGAAGACCGGGAAGGGGAATGGAACCCCACGCTTCTCCATGCACTCGGGGGCCTGCGTGCGACGATGGGCGAATCGATGCTCGTCTTCGCGCCGCATGCCAATTCGTGGCGCCGCTTTGCCGCGCAAAGCTATGCCCCCGTCAGCCCGACTTGGGGGGTGAACAACCGCTCTGTCGCGCTGCGCATCCCGGCCGGTGATATCAAGGCCCGCCGCATCGAACACCGCCCGGCGGGGGTGGATGCCAACCCCTACCTCGTGGCCACTACCGTGCTGGCTGGCATCCGCCACGGGCTGAAGCACCGCATCGATCCCGGCCCCGAAACCACCGGCAACGGCTATGCCGAGGCGCAGGATACCCCCCCCATCCCCGTCGATTGGCGTTCGGCCATCGCGGCGGCGCAAGGCTCCGCTTTTCTGAAAGATGCCTTGGGCGATGACATGCACCGCACCTTCACCGCCATCAAGGCCGCCGAATACGCCCGCGTCGCCCGCACGGTGAGTGAGGTGGATTACGACCTCTACCTTTACACGGTGTAGGCGGAGTTTGACGCAAACGCCGCGCCGGAATTTGGCGCAAATTCCGCTGTCCAAACGAAGCACACCGCCATCCAAGCGATTTCTGCGTCAGAAATCGCCGCGGAATTTGTGTCAAATTCCGCCGTCCTACCCGCTCAGCCCCGCATCCCGCGCGATCATCGCGGCATGGGTGCGGTTCTTCGCCCCCAGCTTCCGGCTCAGCGTTTTGACATGCAATTTCACTGTGACCTCCTGCAGGTCCAGATCCCGCGCGATTTCCTTATTGGCCTTGCCCGCGCAGATGCCCTTCAACACATCCATCTCGCGCCGGGTCAGCGACGCCAGCGCCTCCGCAATCTCAGGCTGTTGCATCAGCAAGGAAATCGGCGCGAAGACATCCCCTGCCGCCATCAGATGCACCGCCGCCACCATCGCGCGCGAGGCAAGCGTCTTGGGGATGAACCCCGCCGCCCCGGCCTGCAAGGCCGCCTCGGCCAGATCGCGCTGTGTTGTCCCTGAAATGATCGCCACCGGAACCCCCGGCGCGGCCGCCCGCGCCTGTGCCAATCCCTCCAGCCCGTTCATCCCCGGCATGTTGTAATCCAGCAAGACAAGGTCGAAACTGCCCCCGCTCGACAGCGCCGCAAGCGCCTCTGGCAATGTCGCAACCGTCCGCACCTCGGAAAACCCCTCCGCCATCAGATAGGCGGCCAGCGTCTCACGCACGAGGTCGTGGTCGTCGGCAAGCAAAAGCCGCATCTTCGGTCCTTCCCCTATCGCCCAAAAGGATGCCGGATGATCCGTAAACAATCCTTTTCCGCGAATACTCTGCAACAATCATTCCGCCTAGAATGGCATGGAACGCAAGGCCCTTCTGCCCTAGCGTGAAAGGCACAGGGCATAGAAACCACAGGGAAAGCCGCGCCGCATGCTGCGCCTTTGGACAAGACGGATCAGGGTTGGCCTGCTTATTGCGATTGCGGCCTTCTTCATCGGCACGGTTCCCGTTCTGGTGCAGGATGTCTACACGCGCCTTCAGGCGCTAGAACGGGCCAATTCCGACAACGGCCTCTGGGCCATGATGCAGACCGAGGTCGAAGTGCTGCGCCTGCAGGCCGCCTACCGTGAGGCGCGCGACATCCCTGCCGGCCCGCAGCTTGATGAATTGCGGCGCTGGTTCAACGTCCTTTACAGCCGTGTGTCACTGCTCGAGGAAAGCGGCATCTACGCGCCGCTTATCGCAAGGCCGGAAAATGCCGGGGATTATGGCGCCCTGCGCGATTATCTTTCGGCCAATGTCGCGCTGATCGATGGCCCCGACCAAAACCTTGCAGCGGGTCTGGATCAGATCGGCGCCCCTCTGGGCGATTTGCGGGCCGCCGTCCGCCGCATGACGCTGAATGCGCTGTCCGACTTCGCCGCGCAATCCGACCTTAACCGCACCTCCATGGCCGATACGCTGGTCCGGCTTGCCGCCGTGACCGGGGCCTTCATGGCACTGCTCGCGGCGGCGGCCATCATCCTTGGCCGCCAGTTCCGCCGCGCCAAAGCGCAGGGCGAGGCGTTGCGCCAGACCGGGGATCGTCTGTCGACGATCTTCGCCACCTCGGCCGACGCCATTATCGTGACCGATGCCGACGGAACCATCCGCGACTTCAACCCCGCCGCCGAAGCGATCTTTGGCCTTTCCGCCGCAGAAGCCACCGGCCAGAACGCCTTGAAACGCCTGTTTGCCGAAGGCGAGGGTGGCCCGCAGGGACAGGCCCTTGTTATGGCCTTGGGCAATACGGCCAATCGCAACGCCCCCTTCCGGATCGAAGTCGACGCCCGCCGCGCCGATGGCCATGTCTTTCCCGCCGAGGTGACCATCGCCCGGGCCGGCACGGATACAGAGGGCCTTATCGTGGCCTTCGTGCGCGATATCTCGGAACGTCGCCGCGCCGAGGCGGACCTCCTACAAGCCCGCGACCGCGCACTTGCCGGTGAAAAGGCCAAGGCCGATTTCCTTGCGGTCATGAGCCATGAGATGCGCACCCCCCTCAATGGCTTGATCGGGTCAATGGACCTGATGCGCAAGACTGGGCTGTCCTCATCGCAGCGCGAATTGATGTCCGTTATGCAAAGCTCCGGCGACATCCTGCTTGGGCATGTGAATTCCGTCCTCGATGTCTCGCGCGCCGAGGCGGAAGCGGGCACCCCGCCCTCTCTCGCCGCCCCCTTCGATCTGGAACAGTTGATCGACGAGTGCCTTGCCAATCAGGCCGGGCTGGCCGCGAGTGTCGGAAATGATCTGGCCACGCAGCACCCTGCGGGCCCCGTCGGCCTGGTCACGGGGGATGCAGGCCGATTGCGCCAGATCCTTCTCAACCTGATTGGGAATGCCGTGAAATTCACCCGCAACGGCACCATCACGGTCGAGGCCGAACGCCTGCCGGGCCCCGGCGATCAGGTCGAGATACGGGTCATCGACACCGGCATCGGCATTGACGAGGCCGATCTGTCCCGCATCTTCGAACCCTTCGTGACCCTCGACGCCAGCTATGGCCGCGAAACCGGCGGTACTGGACTTGGTCTCGCCATCGCGCGCCGCCTTGCCCGCGCTATGGGCGGCGATCTTGATGCCGAAAGCGAACCGGGCGAAGGCAGCCTGTTCTGGCTGCGCCTCCCCTTGCCCCCAGCAAGCGACGCGCAGCCCCGCCCCGCCGCCACAGAGGCAGAGGCCATCGGCATCGCATCAAGCGACGGATCGCTCCCCGTGCCGGAAGGCCCCCCTCAATCCATTCTCCTTGTCGAAGACAATGCCATCAACCGCCTTCTCCTGCGCCGCTTTCTCGAAGCGGGCGGCCATATGGTGACCGAGGCCGAGGACGGCATCGAAGGCGTGGCCCGCGCGAAAGAGGCCGCCTTCGATCTGATCCTGATGGATATCTCCATGCCGCGCATGGACGGCATCGCCGCCACGCGGGCGATCCGCGCCAGCGGCGGCCCTTCGGCCCAGACGCGCATCTTCGCGCTGACCGCCCATGCCCTTCCCGCCGAACGCGCCCGCTTCCTTGAAGCGGGGATGGAGGCGACCTTAGCGAAACCGATTGGGCAAGATGCCCTCTTGCGCGCCGTGGCGGGCCTTGGGATCGACACGCCCGAACCCGTGGCCCCGCCGCCTTCAGCCCCGGTTCTGGATACTGCCACCTTGTCAGACCTCATCCGCCATATCGGCCGCCCAACGGCCCGAACCCTTATCCAACGGCTGATCGAAGATGGCGACCGCGCCCTCGAAAGGCTAAAGGCGGGCGATGTGGAAAAGGATGCCCCCGAACTGGGGCAGATCTGCCATCAACTGGCAGGCACTTCCGGCACCTTTGGGACCACGCGCCTGCGCGCCACGCTGATCCAGACCGAAGCCGCGCTTAGTGCCGCCAATGCCGTAACCGCACAGCGCAGCATAGCGGAACTGCCCGCCGTCTGGAACGCCACCCGCGCTGCGCTTTCTCTGGAACGCGACCGCCTGACCGACGACTAACCGCCTGCCGATCAGACGCCGTCACCCCGCGGCGCGCAAGGCCCGCCGGATCAATCCCGGCACGCGCGGATCAAGGCCGAGGGGCGGCAAGACCGTCCCCCGAAAGCCTGCCTCGGTCAACGCCTGCGGCAGGTCCTCCACCACATGCCCACCACGCGCCGCAAAGAAAGGCAGGACCAGTGCCCCCTCCGGAAAGGTGGTCGCCGCGTCCACGATCCTCGGTGACTGGTCAATGAAGGCCGCCTCTACCCGCGCAAAGCCCCCATCCCGGCGCAAGCGTGCAGCCACCGCCTCGGCCACCTCTGCGGGGGCTGGGCTCTTGAAACTGCCATGCGCTGCCAAAAGCACCGGCAGGTCGGCGGGCACCCGCCCCAAGCGCGCCGCCGCCTCTCGCGCCACCGTCACGGCCAGAGCTTGCACCGCCTCATCCAGTCCAAACGGGGCCAGCACCCGCGCCCCCGGCGCGCCCGCCGCCGCCAACCGCTCGGGCAGATGCGTCCGCGTGAACCATCCTTGCGCCATGAACATGGGATAGACCCGCACGGTAGGACCCAGCACCGCCACGGCCCGCTCCAGCGCGCCCTCTTCCGCCAAGGTCGCCGCCATCACCCGCGCCTCAGGCATCAAGGCCTGCACCTTGGCCGCCACGAAGGCCATCTCTGCCGCAGCCGGAGCGGGGTCCGACGGCTGGCCATGCGATACGATGAGGGCAGACAGGGGCGCGCGCGAGGTCATGCCCGCCATCTAGCCACGCCCCGTCACGGGTCAAGCCCCTCAGGCCAAGGCCCCGCCATCCCCGGCAACATCGCCTCGGTCACCGTGGCCCGGCAATGATCGGCAAAGGCCGCCACCGCCCGCCGCAGTGGCGCGCCCTTGGGCAGGATCAACCCCATCCGCATCGGCGGCCGCGCTGTCTTCAACGGCACGAACACCACCCGCCGCCCATCCGGCGCCCGATCCGATCCCAACCGGATATTCGCGATGGAATAGCCAAATCCATTCGCCACCAT
Encoded proteins:
- a CDS encoding pyridoxal phosphate-dependent aminotransferase, with translation MRYAPVTERLAGLGGAKWEIHALARRMQAAGEAVIELTIGEPDVPTPAALMETAHRAMVAGRTGYSNGQGEPALVAALAARYSARRGRPIGKDQVMCLPGTQTTLYAILQTLVTEGDEVLVGDPMYATYEGLIRATGAAVTPVPLRPETGFRMQPADVAARITPRSRILFLNSPHNPTGAVLTKDDLTALCQLAAAHDLWVICDEVYEDLCFPGVTFASPLDLPEFADRVIVASSISKSHAAPGFRSGWCIGPAEFCARLLPLSETMLFGSQPFIADMTAEAVSTPSPIAAEMMARFHRRAILIRDRLDGVAGLKVHMPQAGMFALLDIRASGMTGDAFARALLAKAKVATMPGESFGTALSGWLRLSLTQPDDRIETACTRIAAFAAERRVAA
- a CDS encoding aspartate aminotransferase family protein; protein product: MTDMIAGIPRSRVQAIAQREADRYAASRPKAAAALKQGAGHYLGSVPMHWMADWPMPHLPLVSKAQGAKLTDIDGHRIDDFCLGDTGSMFGHSPTPVAKAIKAQAARGLTYMLPTEAAMEAGRLLTERFGTFRWQIATTATDANRFSLRVARAVTGRPKVLVFNGCYHGTLDDTMVELANGTTVNRAGLVGQVQDLTRAATAVEFNDLPAVEAALKTGEIAAILTEPVMTNSCMVLPEPGFHAGLRDLATKYGALLIIDETHTISSGLGGYTAVHGLDPDMFVVGKCVAGGLPTAVWGMRQAVADRFAAYNESRAPGHSGMGTTLSANPLQFACLAATLSQVMTPENYAHMEAGAERLATGLARAIEKHHAPWHVVRVGARVEFICAPGPLKNGSEAHHAHQPQVEAAVHTALLNRGCLIAPFHNMMLVSPATTDRQIDRLIAAFDAILTDLFPESQP
- a CDS encoding response regulator, whose translation is MRLLLADDHDLVRETLAAYLMAEGFSEVRTVATLPEALAALSSGGSFDLVLLDYNMPGMNGLEGLAQARAAAPGVPVAIISGTTQRDLAEAALQAGAAGFIPKTLASRAMVAAVHLMAAGDVFAPISLLMQQPEIAEALASLTRREMDVLKGICAGKANKEIARDLDLQEVTVKLHVKTLSRKLGAKNRTHAAMIARDAGLSG
- a CDS encoding hybrid sensor histidine kinase/response regulator gives rise to the protein MLRLWTRRIRVGLLIAIAAFFIGTVPVLVQDVYTRLQALERANSDNGLWAMMQTEVEVLRLQAAYREARDIPAGPQLDELRRWFNVLYSRVSLLEESGIYAPLIARPENAGDYGALRDYLSANVALIDGPDQNLAAGLDQIGAPLGDLRAAVRRMTLNALSDFAAQSDLNRTSMADTLVRLAAVTGAFMALLAAAAIILGRQFRRAKAQGEALRQTGDRLSTIFATSADAIIVTDADGTIRDFNPAAEAIFGLSAAEATGQNALKRLFAEGEGGPQGQALVMALGNTANRNAPFRIEVDARRADGHVFPAEVTIARAGTDTEGLIVAFVRDISERRRAEADLLQARDRALAGEKAKADFLAVMSHEMRTPLNGLIGSMDLMRKTGLSSSQRELMSVMQSSGDILLGHVNSVLDVSRAEAEAGTPPSLAAPFDLEQLIDECLANQAGLAASVGNDLATQHPAGPVGLVTGDAGRLRQILLNLIGNAVKFTRNGTITVEAERLPGPGDQVEIRVIDTGIGIDEADLSRIFEPFVTLDASYGRETGGTGLGLAIARRLARAMGGDLDAESEPGEGSLFWLRLPLPPASDAQPRPAATEAEAIGIASSDGSLPVPEGPPQSILLVEDNAINRLLLRRFLEAGGHMVTEAEDGIEGVARAKEAAFDLILMDISMPRMDGIAATRAIRASGGPSAQTRIFALTAHALPAERARFLEAGMEATLAKPIGQDALLRAVAGLGIDTPEPVAPPPSAPVLDTATLSDLIRHIGRPTARTLIQRLIEDGDRALERLKAGDVEKDAPELGQICHQLAGTSGTFGTTRLRATLIQTEAALSAANAVTAQRSIAELPAVWNATRAALSLERDRLTDD
- a CDS encoding 5-guanidino-2-oxopentanoate decarboxylase → MRTVGQALVEGLKARGVEVVFGIPGVHTIELYRGLAGGGIRHVTPRHEQGAAFMADGYARASGKPGVAFVITGPGLLNALTAMGQAKADSVPILVISGVNRRASLGKGLGLLHELPDQAAMVRPLCPTERLENPADLEPLLDRAFAHLLTGRPGPVHIEVPTDVMPLAAPEGPRAPLPKRPAPDPDQIAQAARLLNAAQRPVILAGGGARGCDAGLRQLAETLDAPVILTVNARGMLHAHPLCVPASPSLDAPRDLIRQADQILALGTELGPTDYDMYVRGGFPDLSAMIRVDVCEDQLARHPAALALKAETAATIAALLPHLTQKQADGPARATRAREKARAELGPLHPAMPAQLTMVEAIRDALPQAQIVGDSTQPVYAANLYYDHDRPGGWFNAATGFGALGFGPGAAIGAAIANPDTPTICLIGDGGLQFDPAELRVAVDENLPLTFLVWNNASYREIAEAMRDAQTEIIGCTPSPLNLAPFAAACDLTFQSIPEDPAALRAALAQPHTGPRLIEIRVTS
- a CDS encoding CbiX/SirB N-terminal domain-containing protein, giving the protein MAGMTSRAPLSALIVSHGQPSDPAPAAAEMAFVAAKVQALMPEARVMAATLAEEGALERAVAVLGPTVRVYPMFMAQGWFTRTHLPERLAAAGAPGARVLAPFGLDEAVQALAVTVAREAAARLGRVPADLPVLLAAHGSFKSPAPAEVAEAVAARLRRDGGFARVEAAFIDQSPRIVDAATTFPEGALVLPFFAARGGHVVEDLPQALTEAGFRGTVLPPLGLDPRVPGLIRRALRAAG
- a CDS encoding glutamine synthetase family protein — its product is MTKSPSGSTPAEAEAFLAAHPEIEAFDIVLHDSNGIGRGKIIRRHELLSLYNTGRHLPISILGLDICGEDVHETGLIWDQGDGDLRAWPIPGSLIPLHATKPARGELLLSMYDLDGTPMTSDPRHALQRQVDALASEGLHPAGAFELEFFLLSNDRGPDGKVQPARDVLDGRGSHKTEVYSVDHLHGMLPLFSDIYAAAEKAGIKAETMISEYAPGQYELTLHYRTDVMQAADDLLRLKRIVRLQARQHGVTACFMAKPVEDYAGSGMHFHVSLMDGAGKNVFIEDREGEWNPTLLHALGGLRATMGESMLVFAPHANSWRRFAAQSYAPVSPTWGVNNRSVALRIPAGDIKARRIEHRPAGVDANPYLVATTVLAGIRHGLKHRIDPGPETTGNGYAEAQDTPPIPVDWRSAIAAAQGSAFLKDALGDDMHRTFTAIKAAEYARVARTVSEVDYDLYLYTV